The Erythrobacter sp. Alg231-14 genome has a segment encoding these proteins:
- a CDS encoding DUF1499 domain-containing protein, with the protein MKNFPWHSKLVLALIVFLPIYFMIAALGTKIGLWGYEIGLGALVIVAGAPLLAIVAVAAIVSLIIGLLKKPRRKLVIAIAAVGVLIPLAMIASLLSVGGTAAANPIHDVATDTANPPTFSAQTMTARAEAEANPLNDYQMPLGQIDLFAGVSEETKIKSHAQIINDAYANLSPLPLGGATKADAVAAVAAAMGKMGLSDIRSDVEAGRVEGVAETFWYGFQDDVVARIGEAEIDFRSVSRVGQSDLGANAARIAELRGLVAEQIGQR; encoded by the coding sequence ATGAAAAATTTTCCTTGGCACTCAAAGCTCGTCCTCGCTCTCATTGTCTTCCTGCCGATCTATTTCATGATCGCGGCGTTGGGCACAAAGATTGGATTGTGGGGTTATGAAATTGGGTTGGGCGCGCTCGTTATTGTCGCTGGCGCACCCTTGTTAGCAATAGTCGCGGTCGCCGCGATTGTGTCGTTGATCATAGGATTGTTGAAGAAACCACGCCGGAAATTGGTCATCGCAATCGCAGCTGTTGGTGTTTTAATTCCGCTTGCCATGATCGCCAGCCTTTTGTCGGTTGGCGGAACGGCCGCTGCGAACCCGATTCACGATGTCGCCACCGACACAGCAAACCCTCCGACATTCTCTGCGCAAACCATGACGGCGCGTGCAGAAGCAGAGGCCAACCCTCTTAACGATTATCAAATGCCATTGGGTCAAATCGACTTGTTCGCCGGTGTCTCCGAAGAAACAAAAATTAAAAGCCACGCGCAAATCATCAATGACGCATATGCAAACCTTTCGCCGTTGCCATTGGGAGGCGCGACGAAAGCGGACGCCGTCGCCGCTGTCGCCGCAGCGATGGGTAAAATGGGTTTGAGCGATATTCGCTCCGATGTGGAAGCAGGCCGCGTCGAAGGCGTTGCAGAGACGTTCTGGTACGGTTTTCAGGATGATGTTGTCGCACGCATTGGCGAGGCAGAGATTGATTTTCGTTCCGTCAGCCGCGTTGGGCAAAGCGATCTTGGCGCGAACGCCGCACGGATTGCGGAATTGCGCGGGCTGGTTGCGGAACAAATCGGCCAGCGGTGA
- a CDS encoding CDP-alcohol phosphatidyltransferase family protein: MFDAKLRPLIDPPLNRIGRALAARGVTANTLTFVGLAVGLGGAVAIGFGAFWTGLALILGNRVLDGLDGAVARANEPTDLGGYFDIVADFAFYVSIPLGFGVLAASNTLPAMVLIASFVLTGVSFLAFATIAANRGEETQAHGTKSFFYSTGLAEGAETIVVFVAMCLFPAWFGVIAYTYAGLCALTVVQRSALAVSQFK, translated from the coding sequence ATGTTCGATGCCAAACTTCGACCGCTGATTGATCCACCATTGAACCGGATTGGCCGCGCATTGGCGGCGCGGGGTGTGACGGCAAACACGCTCACCTTTGTTGGTCTAGCTGTTGGTTTGGGCGGGGCGGTCGCAATTGGTTTTGGCGCGTTTTGGACTGGCTTAGCTCTAATCCTTGGGAACCGCGTTTTGGATGGTTTGGATGGCGCCGTTGCGCGGGCCAATGAGCCGACCGATCTGGGCGGCTATTTCGATATCGTTGCGGATTTCGCCTTCTATGTTTCGATTCCATTGGGTTTTGGCGTCTTAGCGGCATCGAACACATTGCCGGCCATGGTCCTCATCGCGAGCTTTGTGTTGACCGGTGTCAGCTTCCTCGCCTTTGCCACAATTGCGGCCAACCGCGGCGAAGAGACGCAGGCGCATGGGACGAAAAGTTTCTTTTACTCGACCGGTCTGGCCGAAGGTGCAGAGACAATTGTCGTCTTTGTGGCGATGTGCCTGTTTCCGGCTTGGTTTGGCGTTATCGCCTATACCTATGCCGGCTTGTGCGCACTAACCGTGGTTCAACGTAGCGCGCTGGCCGTTTCGCAATTCAAATGA
- a CDS encoding nucleoside transporter C-terminal domain-containing protein: MELFDQFRGVLGIALLIAVAWAISEDRAGRPSMKWILGALALQGALAVLIVRVPFVWDLMSYANAAVTAVEQATLAGSSYMFGYLGGGPLPFAIEGGAQPPLIIAFQILPLVIVFSALAALLWHWGVLRLLVNGLSFLLRRTLGVSGVVGLSGGANMFLGVVESPLVVRAYFTRISRAELFQVMVLAMATISGAILILYATTLRDTVPDAVGHMISASLVSLPAALLIAKMMVPGDIEEDGTATDESEPGLKYANSIDAIVKGTMDGMQLFLAVIAVIIVIFALVALSDQVLALLPLVGDEPLTLKRIFGWLFAPVMWLIGVPWAEAQAAGGLMGTKAILNEYVAYLELAALPDGTLGERSLLIVTYALCGVANLASVGLLVSTIGTLCPERRAEAAGLGIKSWIAGNIATAMTGAWIGLVTFGG; this comes from the coding sequence TTGGAACTGTTTGATCAATTTCGCGGTGTCTTGGGTATCGCTCTTCTGATTGCTGTGGCTTGGGCGATAAGCGAAGATCGCGCTGGTCGGCCTAGCATGAAATGGATTTTGGGGGCTTTGGCTTTGCAGGGCGCCTTGGCGGTTTTGATCGTGCGGGTGCCGTTTGTTTGGGATTTGATGTCATACGCCAATGCCGCGGTAACAGCGGTTGAACAGGCAACATTGGCCGGATCATCCTACATGTTCGGGTACTTAGGCGGAGGGCCGCTGCCCTTTGCGATCGAGGGCGGCGCGCAACCGCCCCTGATCATTGCCTTTCAGATTTTGCCGCTTGTTATCGTCTTTTCGGCGCTTGCCGCGCTGTTGTGGCATTGGGGGGTGCTGAGATTGTTGGTGAACGGTCTATCATTTCTATTGCGCCGGACTTTGGGCGTGAGCGGCGTGGTCGGCTTATCCGGTGGCGCCAACATGTTTTTGGGCGTGGTTGAAAGCCCATTGGTGGTGCGCGCCTATTTTACGCGGATCAGCCGGGCCGAATTGTTTCAGGTCATGGTGTTGGCCATGGCCACAATCAGTGGCGCAATCTTGATCCTTTACGCGACGACACTGCGCGACACCGTGCCCGATGCGGTGGGTCATATGATTTCGGCGTCGCTGGTATCGTTGCCGGCGGCGTTGTTGATCGCGAAGATGATGGTTCCCGGCGATATCGAAGAAGATGGCACCGCGACCGACGAAAGTGAACCGGGGCTAAAATACGCAAACAGCATTGATGCGATCGTCAAAGGCACAATGGACGGAATGCAGTTGTTTCTGGCGGTCATTGCGGTGATCATCGTGATTTTCGCTCTCGTCGCATTGAGCGATCAAGTGTTGGCGTTGCTCCCGTTGGTGGGAGATGAGCCGCTAACGCTGAAACGGATTTTTGGTTGGTTGTTCGCTCCCGTTATGTGGTTAATAGGGGTTCCATGGGCGGAGGCGCAGGCCGCCGGTGGATTGATGGGGACGAAAGCGATCCTCAACGAATATGTCGCCTACCTCGAATTGGCCGCACTTCCCGATGGCACCTTGGGCGAGCGCAGTTTGCTCATCGTCACCTATGCACTGTGCGGTGTCGCGAATTTGGCCAGCGTCGGCCTGTTGGTTTCCACCATCGGGACATTGTGTCCAGAGCGCCGCGCAGAGGCGGCTGGTCTTGGCATTAAAAGTTGGATTGCGGGCAATATTGCGACTGCAATGACTGGAGCATGGATTGGACTTGTGACGTTCGGCGGTTAG
- a CDS encoding FAD-dependent oxidoreductase → MKKILIIAVLAALIGAYFIFDLGEYLTLAAVQERVTDARAFYAENPIAVLAGFFAIYVVVTAASLPGAAIMTLAAGALFGLVVGTIFVSFASTLGATLAFLASRYVLRDSIEAKFGDRLKSINEGLERDGAFYLFTLRMIPAVPFFVINLVMGLTRIKTWTFAWVSQIGMLLGTIAFVYAGQRLSELDSLEGILSPEILSALVLLAIVPWIAKAVVGWIQRRKVYAGFTKPKSFDRNMVVIGAGAAGLVSSLIASTVKAKVTLVESHKMGGDCLNTGCVPSKALIKSAKVASQMRNADKYGLESHEPKVPFKHTIARVMDAVKTIEPHDSVERYTGLGVDVVEGYAKVIDPWTVEIARNDGETQRLTTRSIVIAAGAAPFVPPIEGLKDSEYLTSDTMWDAFAEMDSPPARVAILGGGPIGCEIAQSLARLGSKVTQIEMMDRIMGREDPEVSALAQASLEESGVAVLTGHMAVKADGGAVLAKHGDAEVEIPYDALIVAVGRAARLSGYGLEELGIDTAKTVVTDEFLATKFPNIFACGDVAGPYQFTHTASHQAWFASVNALFGQFKKFKADYSVIPAVTFLDPEVARVGLNETEATEQGIAYEVTQYGLNQLDRAIAEHETKGFVKVLTKPGKDTILGATIVGHNAGEMLAEYTLAMKHKLGLNKILGTIHPYPTMAEGNKFAAGEWKKARKPEKLLSYIEKYHDWRRG, encoded by the coding sequence ATGAAGAAAATTCTCATCATCGCCGTCTTGGCCGCGTTGATTGGCGCCTATTTCATCTTTGATCTGGGCGAGTACCTTACGCTGGCTGCGGTGCAGGAACGGGTAACCGATGCGCGTGCGTTTTATGCCGAAAATCCGATTGCGGTTCTGGCAGGTTTCTTTGCCATCTATGTCGTTGTGACCGCCGCTTCGCTCCCCGGCGCGGCCATTATGACATTGGCCGCGGGCGCATTGTTCGGTTTGGTTGTGGGGACAATTTTTGTCTCCTTTGCCTCCACCCTTGGCGCGACTTTGGCATTCCTCGCATCGCGCTATGTCCTGCGCGACAGCATCGAGGCTAAGTTCGGAGACCGATTGAAGAGCATCAATGAAGGGTTGGAGCGCGACGGCGCATTTTATTTGTTCACGTTGCGCATGATCCCGGCGGTTCCGTTTTTCGTGATTAACCTCGTCATGGGTTTAACCCGGATTAAGACTTGGACATTTGCGTGGGTCAGCCAGATCGGCATGCTGTTGGGCACCATCGCCTTTGTCTATGCAGGACAGCGATTGTCGGAACTCGACAGTCTTGAGGGCATCCTTTCGCCTGAGATTCTCAGCGCGCTCGTTCTGCTCGCGATTGTCCCATGGATTGCAAAGGCTGTTGTCGGCTGGATCCAGCGCCGCAAAGTCTATGCCGGGTTCACAAAGCCCAAAAGCTTTGACCGCAATATGGTTGTGATCGGCGCAGGCGCGGCGGGTTTGGTTTCGTCTCTGATTGCCTCAACGGTAAAGGCCAAAGTCACACTGGTCGAATCCCACAAGATGGGCGGTGATTGCCTCAACACCGGCTGTGTCCCTTCCAAAGCGTTGATAAAGAGCGCGAAGGTCGCAAGCCAGATGCGCAACGCCGACAAATACGGCCTCGAAAGCCACGAACCCAAAGTGCCCTTTAAGCACACGATCGCGCGCGTCATGGATGCGGTCAAGACGATTGAGCCTCATGACAGCGTCGAACGCTATACGGGGCTGGGTGTTGATGTGGTTGAGGGTTATGCCAAGGTCATCGACCCATGGACGGTAGAGATTGCCCGCAATGACGGCGAAACGCAGCGATTGACCACGCGTTCAATAGTGATCGCGGCGGGTGCCGCTCCGTTTGTTCCCCCAATCGAGGGGTTGAAGGACAGCGAATATCTAACGTCCGATACGATGTGGGATGCCTTCGCCGAAATGGACAGCCCGCCGGCGCGCGTTGCGATCCTAGGTGGCGGTCCGATTGGTTGTGAAATCGCACAAAGCCTTGCGCGGCTTGGGTCCAAAGTCACTCAGATTGAGATGATGGATCGGATTATGGGGCGTGAAGATCCTGAAGTCTCTGCACTTGCGCAAGCGTCTCTCGAAGAATCTGGTGTCGCGGTTCTTACCGGCCATATGGCGGTCAAGGCCGATGGCGGCGCCGTCTTGGCAAAGCATGGCGATGCTGAGGTTGAAATTCCGTATGATGCTTTGATTGTGGCCGTTGGTCGTGCGGCGCGTCTTTCTGGTTACGGATTGGAAGAGTTGGGCATCGACACAGCTAAGACTGTGGTCACGGATGAATTCCTTGCAACCAAATTCCCCAACATCTTTGCATGCGGGGATGTCGCGGGTCCGTATCAATTCACTCACACGGCAAGCCATCAGGCCTGGTTCGCGTCGGTCAACGCACTGTTCGGCCAATTCAAGAAATTCAAAGCCGATTACTCAGTCATCCCGGCGGTGACCTTCCTCGACCCCGAAGTGGCCCGTGTTGGCCTCAACGAGACCGAAGCGACGGAGCAAGGCATTGCGTATGAAGTGACCCAATACGGCCTCAATCAGCTTGATCGCGCAATTGCAGAACACGAGACCAAAGGCTTTGTGAAAGTGCTCACCAAACCGGGCAAGGACACCATCCTTGGTGCGACCATTGTTGGACATAATGCAGGTGAGATGTTGGCCGAATACACGCTGGCGATGAAGCACAAGCTGGGCCTCAACAAGATTTTGGGCACGATCCATCCCTATCCCACGATGGCAGAGGGCAACAAGTTTGCTGCGGGTGAATGGAAGAAAGCGCGCAAGCCGGAAAAGCTTCTCAGCTATATCGAGAAATATCATGACTGGCGTCGCGGATGA
- a CDS encoding FAD-dependent oxidoreductase, translated as MQSDHVLLIGGGHAHVAVLADWIKRGLPSKRATLLTPTQHLRYSGMVPGWIAGQYARAAGTVDLAALARRAGAELLLDKCAAIDPETRTVLTMQNGVASFDIASIDVGGVGQAARLLGDDPRLMDVRPIDAFVDQLAKDIAQLKQSTGRPAQIAVIGGGAGGVELAFALRNCRGLEYQPNIEFITGDAGLLPGFSQDVVDMVGNELSRQGMGFLGANARIEGGLIRASRTTLQDIDIIVAAMGSGAPEWPGKGGLACDADGFIAVDAHQCSISHPSIFAIGDVAARQDRVVPHSGVHAVMAGPILAQNLRAVAKGDIPKQTYHPRSNSLYLIATGDGGAIASYGRLCAKGRWVGRLKRWIDNRWISKYAKLARGG; from the coding sequence ATGCAATCTGACCACGTTCTGCTGATCGGGGGCGGCCATGCGCATGTGGCCGTTCTGGCAGATTGGATAAAGCGCGGTTTGCCAAGCAAGCGCGCCACTTTGCTCACTCCGACACAGCACTTGCGGTATTCAGGCATGGTTCCGGGCTGGATCGCTGGGCAATATGCGCGCGCTGCGGGAACTGTCGATCTCGCTGCATTGGCTCGGCGAGCCGGCGCAGAATTGCTGCTGGACAAATGCGCGGCGATTGATCCCGAAACGCGCACGGTTCTAACCATGCAAAACGGGGTTGCCTCGTTTGACATCGCGTCGATTGATGTAGGCGGAGTAGGCCAAGCAGCGCGCCTTTTGGGCGATGATCCGCGCCTAATGGACGTGAGACCGATTGACGCATTTGTGGACCAATTGGCCAAGGATATTGCGCAATTGAAGCAATCGACTGGGCGCCCCGCTCAGATCGCCGTGATTGGAGGGGGCGCCGGCGGCGTCGAATTGGCGTTTGCTTTGCGCAATTGTCGCGGGCTTGAGTATCAACCCAATATTGAGTTCATCACAGGAGATGCCGGATTGCTTCCGGGGTTTTCGCAAGACGTGGTGGACATGGTCGGCAACGAGCTGTCGCGGCAGGGTATGGGATTTTTAGGAGCCAATGCGAGGATTGAAGGCGGTCTGATCAGGGCATCACGAACCACTTTGCAGGACATAGACATCATCGTCGCCGCGATGGGGTCTGGCGCGCCGGAATGGCCGGGCAAGGGCGGACTTGCTTGCGATGCGGACGGCTTTATCGCCGTGGACGCGCATCAATGTTCGATTTCTCACCCAAGTATTTTTGCGATTGGAGATGTTGCTGCGCGACAGGACCGCGTGGTTCCGCATTCTGGTGTGCACGCGGTGATGGCAGGACCAATCCTAGCTCAGAACCTGCGTGCGGTCGCCAAAGGCGATATTCCCAAGCAAACTTACCATCCCCGTTCCAACAGCCTTTATTTGATTGCGACTGGCGACGGCGGCGCAATTGCCAGTTATGGAAGGTTGTGCGCAAAGGGACGATGGGTCGGCAGGCTAAAACGTTGGATCGACAATCGTTGGATTTCGAAATACGCCAAATTGGCACGCGGCGGCTAG
- the acs gene encoding acetate--CoA ligase, which produces MNQFVQRPATDRATHCTAEQYATEYARSVADPDAFWLGQADRLDWITKPTKGGDWSYDPVEIEWFSDGSLNLCHNAVDRHLETRGDAIAIIFEPDDPANDGRTLTYRDLHREVVEMANALKSMGVAKGDRVTIYMPNIVEGVTAMLACARIGAIHSVVFGGFSPEALAGRIVDCESRFVITADEGLRGTKSVPLKANVDAALERDGVAVDGVLVVKHTGLDVPMIDARDHWFHDAKSNADCPCEIMAAEDPLFILYTSGSTGKPKGVLHTTGGYGVWTATTFENIFDYAEGEVFWCTADIGWVTGHSYLVYGPLLNAATSVVFEGVPNYPDFGRFWDVVAKHKVNILYTAPTAIRALMREGNDYVTSRDRSSLRLLGSVGEPINPEAWRWYYDVVGEGRCPIVDTWWQTETGGVMITTLPGAHDMKPGSAGLAMFGIRPQLVDNDGAVLDQDLGNAAEGNLCITHSWPGQARSVYGDHERFKQTYFSTYAGKYFTGDGCKRDEDGYYWITGRVDDVINVSGHRMGTAEVESALVLHDLVAEAAVVGYPHDIKGQGIYCYVTLNAGVDGSDALYKELRNHVRAEIGPIATPDHIQFTDGLPKTRSGKIMRRILRKVAENDYGSLGDTSTLADPSLVDRLIEGRQST; this is translated from the coding sequence TTGAACCAATTCGTCCAGCGCCCTGCCACCGATCGCGCGACACATTGCACCGCTGAACAATACGCGACTGAATATGCGCGATCGGTTGCAGATCCTGACGCATTTTGGCTGGGTCAAGCGGACCGGCTCGATTGGATTACAAAGCCGACAAAAGGTGGCGATTGGAGCTATGATCCGGTTGAGATTGAATGGTTCTCTGATGGTTCCCTTAACCTCTGTCACAACGCGGTTGATCGCCATTTGGAAACACGCGGCGATGCGATTGCTATTATCTTTGAGCCCGATGATCCTGCCAATGACGGGCGCACCCTGACGTACCGCGATTTGCATCGCGAAGTTGTCGAAATGGCCAATGCGCTCAAATCAATGGGAGTGGCAAAAGGGGATCGAGTCACGATCTATATGCCCAACATTGTTGAAGGCGTAACGGCGATGCTTGCTTGCGCACGCATCGGTGCCATTCATTCGGTAGTCTTCGGTGGGTTCTCACCAGAGGCGCTGGCCGGGCGGATCGTCGATTGCGAAAGCCGTTTTGTCATCACCGCCGATGAAGGTTTGCGCGGCACCAAAAGCGTCCCGCTCAAAGCCAATGTTGACGCCGCGTTGGAACGCGATGGCGTTGCGGTTGATGGTGTTTTGGTTGTGAAACACACCGGGCTTGATGTGCCAATGATCGACGCGCGCGACCATTGGTTTCATGATGCAAAATCCAATGCGGATTGTCCCTGCGAAATTATGGCCGCAGAGGATCCTTTGTTCATTCTTTACACATCCGGTTCGACCGGAAAGCCAAAAGGGGTTCTGCACACAACCGGCGGATACGGTGTTTGGACCGCAACGACTTTTGAGAACATCTTTGATTACGCTGAAGGCGAAGTCTTTTGGTGCACGGCGGATATTGGCTGGGTCACAGGGCACAGCTATCTTGTCTATGGCCCCTTGCTCAATGCCGCGACCAGCGTAGTCTTCGAGGGCGTGCCCAACTATCCTGATTTCGGCCGGTTTTGGGATGTGGTTGCAAAACACAAGGTCAACATTCTGTACACGGCGCCCACGGCCATCCGTGCATTGATGCGTGAAGGCAATGATTACGTTACCAGCCGCGATCGCTCTTCACTGCGCTTATTGGGATCAGTGGGGGAACCCATCAATCCAGAGGCATGGCGTTGGTATTATGATGTGGTGGGCGAGGGGCGTTGCCCGATTGTCGACACATGGTGGCAGACGGAAACCGGCGGTGTCATGATCACCACGCTTCCGGGCGCGCATGACATGAAACCGGGCAGCGCCGGATTGGCTATGTTCGGTATTCGCCCACAATTGGTCGACAATGATGGCGCGGTTCTAGACCAAGACTTAGGCAATGCAGCCGAAGGAAATCTCTGCATCACGCATAGTTGGCCGGGACAAGCGCGCAGCGTCTATGGCGATCATGAGCGGTTCAAGCAGACCTATTTCAGCACCTATGCTGGCAAATATTTCACTGGCGATGGGTGCAAGCGTGATGAGGACGGGTATTATTGGATCACCGGACGCGTCGATGATGTGATCAATGTGTCGGGTCATCGCATGGGCACGGCTGAGGTCGAAAGCGCATTGGTCTTGCATGACTTGGTCGCAGAGGCTGCCGTGGTTGGCTATCCGCATGATATCAAAGGGCAGGGCATCTATTGCTACGTCACGTTGAACGCGGGCGTTGATGGATCGGACGCGCTTTATAAAGAATTGCGCAACCATGTTCGGGCCGAAATTGGGCCAATCGCTACGCCGGATCACATTCAATTCACCGACGGTCTGCCCAAAACGCGGTCCGGAAAGATCATGCGGCGTATCCTGCGCAAAGTGGCAGAGAATGATTACGGTTCGTTGGGTGACACGTCGACGTTGGCTGACCCGTCATTGGTCGATCGACTGATCGAAGGTCGGCAGTCCACGTAA
- a CDS encoding nucleotidyltransferase family protein: MALLAAGASRRFGDADKLAQAFGEFRLGEHVAMAIPRARFDCAWVITAQSDHPCMDVWQNSGFEPVINERADEGMGTSVALAMQRAQMAGLDALLIALADMPMVPKLHFDALIAAVKTPTVIAASQRGDIRLPPAMFGSFHFSALAALEGDFGARAILSRGVVVDCPPEWLIDIDTPDALKQYAPDS, encoded by the coding sequence GTGGCATTGTTGGCGGCGGGCGCCTCGCGGCGTTTTGGCGATGCCGACAAATTGGCACAAGCGTTTGGTGAGTTCCGGCTGGGCGAACATGTTGCGATGGCGATTCCCCGCGCTCGATTTGATTGCGCTTGGGTAATAACCGCCCAAAGCGACCATCCGTGCATGGATGTGTGGCAGAATTCTGGATTTGAGCCTGTCATTAATGAACGCGCCGATGAAGGGATGGGCACATCGGTCGCCCTTGCTATGCAACGCGCGCAGATGGCTGGCTTGGATGCTTTGCTCATCGCGCTTGCCGATATGCCGATGGTCCCAAAGCTCCATTTTGACGCGCTCATCGCAGCAGTGAAAACGCCTACGGTCATTGCTGCATCGCAAAGGGGAGACATTCGTTTGCCGCCTGCGATGTTTGGGTCATTTCATTTCAGTGCTTTGGCCGCGCTTGAGGGAGACTTTGGGGCGCGTGCGATCTTATCGCGTGGCGTCGTTGTTGATTGCCCACCTGAATGGTTGATCGATATCGACACGCCAGATGCGCTCAAACAATATGCCCCTGATTCCTAA
- a CDS encoding XdhC family protein, which yields MDTEAVLRFLNDCHSRGQACVLVTVCAVDGSSMRNPGTIMGVAEDGRYAGSLSGGCIESAVVAEALEVIQTEVFRLVRFGKGSPYLDIKLPCGGGLDLHFAPIGSSPVVQQCLGAIAGRMPFAICIEESSVSFNGNWAPTHFDHSAQSGVFGHWPDPRLVIVGHGAGVGALSGLAATMGCAVNALTPDRAVYNELAERDVDVSMLDRVSQTDALESDPWTAIIFLFHDHDWETELMAHALSLPHFYLGAMGGRQAHDQRKEALLRRGATPDQLDAMHAPIGLFHSSRDPQTLALSTLAEVIRTYDQTDFSAALT from the coding sequence ATGGACACTGAAGCGGTCCTCCGATTTTTGAACGATTGTCACTCGCGTGGTCAGGCCTGCGTGCTCGTCACCGTTTGCGCGGTTGATGGGTCATCCATGCGCAACCCCGGAACGATCATGGGGGTGGCAGAGGATGGCCGGTACGCTGGATCTCTTTCCGGCGGGTGCATCGAAAGCGCGGTAGTTGCCGAAGCGTTGGAGGTCATACAGACCGAGGTATTTCGCTTGGTGCGGTTCGGCAAAGGATCGCCCTATCTCGATATAAAGCTGCCCTGTGGTGGGGGGCTAGACCTGCATTTTGCGCCGATCGGATCATCGCCGGTGGTTCAACAATGCCTTGGGGCGATTGCAGGTCGAATGCCATTCGCCATTTGCATTGAAGAAAGCAGCGTGAGTTTCAATGGAAACTGGGCTCCAACCCACTTTGATCATTCCGCGCAATCGGGTGTGTTTGGTCATTGGCCCGATCCGCGGCTGGTGATCGTTGGTCATGGGGCAGGGGTAGGGGCCTTGTCGGGATTGGCTGCGACGATGGGATGCGCCGTGAATGCGTTGACCCCGGACCGGGCGGTCTACAACGAGTTAGCAGAGCGCGACGTGGACGTTTCGATGCTCGATCGCGTGTCTCAGACCGATGCGCTTGAAAGCGACCCTTGGACCGCGATCATCTTTCTGTTTCACGACCATGATTGGGAAACTGAATTGATGGCGCACGCGCTTTCCCTGCCGCATTTTTATCTTGGCGCGATGGGTGGACGACAGGCGCATGATCAACGCAAAGAGGCTTTGCTGCGGCGCGGTGCAACACCCGATCAATTGGACGCAATGCACGCGCCAATTGGCCTTTTTCATTCGTCGCGTGATCCTCAAACATTGGCGCTTTCGACCCTAGCCGAAGTGATCAGAACCTATGATCAAACCGATTTCTCAGCGGCGTTGACCTAA
- a CDS encoding c-type cytochrome has protein sequence MRNRAILAAALLTVMMTACGSSEQPEVVEQIVVRDRDEPAPTATSDPAVEDAGAVDLIAMGEDAFQMCTACHVVDAGARSTAGPNLHGVLGRVIGDLDGYSYSDALTASDAVWDEENLDQFLADPSGYLPGTDMLAGAVRDDEARAAIIAYLASKPTAFDE, from the coding sequence ATGCGCAATCGCGCCATCCTAGCTGCCGCATTGTTGACTGTCATGATGACCGCTTGCGGTTCATCCGAACAACCTGAAGTCGTGGAGCAAATCGTTGTGCGTGACCGCGACGAACCCGCGCCAACGGCAACATCCGATCCAGCGGTAGAAGACGCGGGCGCGGTTGATTTGATCGCGATGGGCGAAGATGCGTTCCAGATGTGCACTGCTTGTCATGTTGTTGATGCAGGTGCGCGTTCCACGGCTGGCCCGAATTTGCACGGCGTGCTTGGCCGAGTGATTGGTGATCTGGACGGGTATTCTTATTCCGACGCATTGACGGCGTCTGATGCAGTTTGGGACGAAGAGAATCTCGACCAATTCCTAGCTGATCCATCTGGCTATTTGCCGGGCACAGATATGCTCGCAGGGGCCGTGCGTGACGACGAAGCGCGCGCCGCGATTATCGCCTATCTAGCGAGCAAACCGACAGCGTTTGACGAATAA